The following are encoded together in the Anoplopoma fimbria isolate UVic2021 breed Golden Eagle Sablefish chromosome 9, Afim_UVic_2022, whole genome shotgun sequence genome:
- the LOC129095882 gene encoding brother of CDO isoform X1 — protein sequence MKNLQTLLPILAVASFFIRISGSISLRLVMTGPDMAYLGSRVAFRCFAPDSSLPVTYELMRGGIPINTVADLQGDQVASFNLKVAAMSEGSYHCKATTQGSTGVSSSIKLTVVTPASNTRVTSEPFPPVTYEGSRIVLSCSVAKGSHLFYSWFFNKKEVTSLTSPLLLLTGNKLVMEEVTPEHAGYYSCMAWSRVQDTRRFSSSSEVKVTVKVHVSKPRISFFISKEGASPHGNMTCWSTRGSPPVNISLLVDDKEVESVTAAESLIAWFPVAMVPGQDMGVARCRVKTEVQELMSEPVTLEMVPVGGDVKVEVEYLYSADSKLVAAKLSCQISKGTFPYVSWLLNNSGLPSDTHLDFIIPPVQYHGALTDCRRTLVLAKLGPEESGYYRCRARDSYNESGPWVESEAVLVRVTDRILNLMLPATSSTEPPPSKKVFLNTMEVLTIAFCCFLFLTMAVGGGCVYKMIDHKQAHIHVATTNSDALPLSSPTWQSGSEQDDASSTDFNV from the exons ATGAAAAATCTACAAACTTTGCTGCCAATTTTGG ctgtgGCAAGTTTCTTCATCAGGATAA GTGGATCGATCTCCCTTCGCCTGGTGATGACTGGCCCTGACATGGCCTACCTCGGCTCGAGGGTGGCTTTCCGCTGTTTTGCGCCTGACTCCTCTCTGCCAGTCACCTATGAGCTGATGAGGGGCGGCATCCCAATCAACACAGTGGCTGATCTCCAAGGGGACCAAGTGGCGTCTTTTAACCTGAAGGTCGCTGCTATGTCAGAGGGTTCGTACCACTGCAAGGCTACGACACAAGGAAGCACAGgagtcagcagcagcatcaagcTGACTGTAGTCA CTCCAGCATCAAACACCAGAGTGACTTCTGAACCCTTCCCCCCAGTCACATACGAGGGGTCACGCATCGTGCTGAGCTGCAGCGTCGCAAAGGGCTCCCACCTTTTCTACTCCTGGTTTTTCAACAAGAAGGAAGTGACATCTTTAACCTCTCCCCTGCTTCTCCTCACTGGGAACAAGCtagtgatggaggaggtgacTCCAGAGCATGCTGGGTACTATTCTTGCATGGCTTGGTCTAGGGTGCAGGACACCAGGAGGTTTTCCAGCAGTTCAGAGGTCAAGGTGACAGTCAAAG TCCACGTTTCAAAACCAAGAATCTCTTTCTTCATCTCCAAAGAGGGAGCCAGTCCCCATGGCAACATGACCTGCTGGTCAACAAGAGGGAGTCCACCGGTCAACATCTCTCTTTTAGTAGATGACAAAGAAGTTGAATCTGTCACAGCTGCTGAATCCCTCATTGCCTGGTTCCCCGTCGCCATGGTACCCGGGCAGGACATGGGCGTTGCTCGGTGTCGAGTGAAGACTGAGGTGCAGGAGTTGATGAGTGAGCCTGTGACTCTGGAAATGG TGCCAGTCGGAGGTGATGTGAAGGTGGAGGTTGAATATCTCTACAGCGCTGACTCCAAACTGGTCGCTGCCAAGCTGAGCTGCCAAATCAGCAAAGGAACTTTCCCTTACGTCTCTTGGCTCTTGAACAACTCTGGCCTTCCCTCTGACACACATCTGGACTTCATTATTCCGCCCGTCCAGTATCATGGTGCCCTAACCGACTGTAGACGAACCCTCGTTCTGGCCAAGCTTGGCCCAGAGGAGTCTGGGTATTACCGCTGCAGGGCCAGGGACAGCTACAATGAGTCCGGGCCCTGGGTGGAGAGCGAAGCCGTGCTGGTCCGAGTCACAG ACAGGATCCTTAACTTGATGCTACCAGCAACATCCTCCACTGAACCACCACCAAGTAAAA AGGTTTTCCTGAACACCATGGAGGTCCTTACCATAGCGTTCTGCTGCTTCCTTTTTCTGACTATGGCAGTGGGCGGAGGCTGTGTGTACAAGATGATTGACCACaagcaag CTCATATCCACGTAGCAACAACAAA CTCTGAtgcacttcctctctcttcacCCACATGGCAGTCAGGAAGCGAACAGGACGATGCTTCGTCTACAGACTTTAATGTTTAG
- the LOC129095882 gene encoding Fc receptor-like protein 5 isoform X4 yields MKNLQTLLPILAVASFFIRISGSISLRLVMTGPDMAYLGSRVAFRCFAPDSSLPVTYELMRGGIPINTVADLQGDQVASFNLKVAAMSEGSYHCKATTQGSTGVSSSIKLTVVTPASNTRVTSEPFPPVTYEGSRIVLSCSVAKGSHLFYSWFFNKKEVTSLTSPLLLLTGNKLVMEEVTPEHAGYYSCMAWSRVQDTRRFSSSSEVKVTVKVHVSKPRISFFISKEGASPHGNMTCWSTRGSPPVNISLLVDDKEVESVTAAESLIAWFPVAMVPGQDMGVARCRVKTEVQELMSEPVTLEMVPVGGDVKVEVEYLYSADSKLVAAKLSCQISKGTFPYVSWLLNNSGLPSDTHLDFIIPPVQYHGALTDCRRTLVLAKLGPEESGYYRCRARDSYNESGPWVESEAVLVRVTVYHITLFTLDQTGSLT; encoded by the exons ATGAAAAATCTACAAACTTTGCTGCCAATTTTGG ctgtgGCAAGTTTCTTCATCAGGATAA GTGGATCGATCTCCCTTCGCCTGGTGATGACTGGCCCTGACATGGCCTACCTCGGCTCGAGGGTGGCTTTCCGCTGTTTTGCGCCTGACTCCTCTCTGCCAGTCACCTATGAGCTGATGAGGGGCGGCATCCCAATCAACACAGTGGCTGATCTCCAAGGGGACCAAGTGGCGTCTTTTAACCTGAAGGTCGCTGCTATGTCAGAGGGTTCGTACCACTGCAAGGCTACGACACAAGGAAGCACAGgagtcagcagcagcatcaagcTGACTGTAGTCA CTCCAGCATCAAACACCAGAGTGACTTCTGAACCCTTCCCCCCAGTCACATACGAGGGGTCACGCATCGTGCTGAGCTGCAGCGTCGCAAAGGGCTCCCACCTTTTCTACTCCTGGTTTTTCAACAAGAAGGAAGTGACATCTTTAACCTCTCCCCTGCTTCTCCTCACTGGGAACAAGCtagtgatggaggaggtgacTCCAGAGCATGCTGGGTACTATTCTTGCATGGCTTGGTCTAGGGTGCAGGACACCAGGAGGTTTTCCAGCAGTTCAGAGGTCAAGGTGACAGTCAAAG TCCACGTTTCAAAACCAAGAATCTCTTTCTTCATCTCCAAAGAGGGAGCCAGTCCCCATGGCAACATGACCTGCTGGTCAACAAGAGGGAGTCCACCGGTCAACATCTCTCTTTTAGTAGATGACAAAGAAGTTGAATCTGTCACAGCTGCTGAATCCCTCATTGCCTGGTTCCCCGTCGCCATGGTACCCGGGCAGGACATGGGCGTTGCTCGGTGTCGAGTGAAGACTGAGGTGCAGGAGTTGATGAGTGAGCCTGTGACTCTGGAAATGG TGCCAGTCGGAGGTGATGTGAAGGTGGAGGTTGAATATCTCTACAGCGCTGACTCCAAACTGGTCGCTGCCAAGCTGAGCTGCCAAATCAGCAAAGGAACTTTCCCTTACGTCTCTTGGCTCTTGAACAACTCTGGCCTTCCCTCTGACACACATCTGGACTTCATTATTCCGCCCGTCCAGTATCATGGTGCCCTAACCGACTGTAGACGAACCCTCGTTCTGGCCAAGCTTGGCCCAGAGGAGTCTGGGTATTACCGCTGCAGGGCCAGGGACAGCTACAATGAGTCCGGGCCCTGGGTGGAGAGCGAAGCCGTGCTGGTCCGAGTCACAG TGTACCACATCACACTTTTTACTCTTGATCAGACAGGATCCTTAACTTGA
- the tmc8 gene encoding transmembrane channel-like protein 7 has product MEEHNAVNLMRLLSDDSTRSTLSSDSCEYYQTEIFDLLPSIQASRPQQDRAGLWEACEAHQGGPEAGERISHGHLSRGPKDKTSTQPLRNLVMCIQGKRGARERRKMQISNIGFWESWRRSQSINTKRVWVQMGGVLSSLLPWHHTLHTIEGRFGVGVKAYFVFLRYLVYLNLLHCVLVGGFILGPTTFYGRSNSSELLKFGGNDSVLDFFLGSGYVDRSPVFFGFYTRGSLNLQCFNTPLLYLAGILTILFLSFIMVVRRTTVGYKHTWMLGKRYSMNMSYKIFCGWDFTIQDPAAATLKQSFIRNDLKLFVEEQNFSRREADRTLGQRVRLYLLRFILNLLVLFLLGGAFYLIYFATISSQSKIGHYWLVSLVLEYLPPMTITLVNLVLPHMFRKISSFEDYSFTMQVNATLVRSIFLKLASLGIYIFFIFTTRKCQQCPSHCRENIFGREMYKLCIFNFLASFCNAFLLDYPRKLLQEKYPSSLLARLSGKQRFLIPFKVLDLVYSQTVSWMGVYYCPLLPLIGTVTLMATFYIQKFTVLRCSVPEQRMFRGSSSSVLFHFMLLVGLVMAATTLGFNLYQQEVSPDKYMSSCGPFGNGETVFNVTGVCLDSLPSPAQTTLRYLASEAFALPFILAEIIILTSYLSRVRANQKAIERLKDMLVMSSSDKRFLVKQHATMLRRQRKPHRVCSAAFEEDTPLNH; this is encoded by the exons ATGGAGGAGCACAATGCTGTCAACTTAATGAGACTCCTGTCAG ATGACAGCACTCGTTCCACCTTGTCGTCGGACTCCTGTGAGTACTATCAGACAGAGATATTTGATCTGCTGCCCAGCATCCAGGCCAGCCGGCCCCAGCAGGACAGAGCGGGTCTCTGGGAAGCCTGCGAGGCCCACCAGGGTGGCCCAGAAGCTGGGGAGAGGATCAGCCATGGCCATCTGTCCAGAGGACCCAAAGACAAGACATCAACACAGCCGCTCAGGAACCTGGTCATGTGTATTCAGGGGAAGAGAGGCGCCAG GGAAAGGAGGAAGATGCAAATCAGCAATATTGGCTTTTGGGAGTCCTGGAGGCGGAGCCAGAGCATCAACACGAAGAGGGTTTGGGTGCAAATGGGAGGAGTTCTATCAAGCCTGTTGCCATGGCATCACACTCTCCACACCATTGAAG GCAGGTTTGGAGTTGGCGTGAAGGCCTACTTTGTATTCCTGAGATATCTGGTGTACTTAAATCTGCTTCACTGTGTTCTTGTCGGGGGTTTCATTCTGGGGCCTACAACATTTTATGGCAGGAGCAACAGCAGTG AGCTGTTGAAGTTTGGAGGCAATGACTCGGTTTTGGATTTCTTCCTGGGATCG GGCTACGTGGATCGTTCTCCGGTCTTCTTTGGTTTCTATACTCGTGGTTCCCTGAATTTGCAGTGCTTCAATACACCTCTGCTGTACCTTGCTGGGATACTCaccatcctcttcctcagttTCATCATGGTGGTCCGGAG AACGACGGTCGGCTACAAGCACACTTGGATGCTCGGGAAGCGTTACAGTATGAACATGAGCTACAAGATCTTTTGTGGTTGGGACTTTACCATCCAGGACCCTGCTGCTGCCACTCTCAAACAAAGCTTCATCAGGAACGATCTCAAG CTGTTCGTGGAGGAGCAGAATTTCTCTCGGCGTGAGGCTGACAGGACTCTTGGACAGAGGGTTCGTCTCTACCTGCTTAGGTTCATCCTGAACCTTCTTGTTCTGTTTCTCCTGGGTGGAGCCTTCTACCTCATCTACTTCGCCACCATAAGCTCACAGTCAAAG ATTGGTCACTACTGGCTGGTCAGCCTGGTCCTCGAGTATCTCCCTCCAATGACCATCACCCTCGTCAACCTGGTCCTCCCTCACATGTTCCGCAAGATCTCATCTTTTGAGGACTACTCTTTCACCATGCAGGTCAATGCCACCCTTGTGAG GAGCATCTTCTTGAAGCTGGCCTCACTGGGGATCTAcatatttttcatcttcacAACAAGAAAGTGTCAGCAA tgtcCTTCACACTGCAGGGAGAACATTTTTGGCAGAGAGATGTACAAGCTGTGTATCTTCAACTTCCTCGCCTCTTTCTGCAACGCCTTTCTCTTGGACTACCCCAGGAA gctgctgcaggagaagTACCCCTCGTCCTTGCTGGCTCGGTTGTCAGGGAAACAGCGCTTCCTGATCCCTTTCAAAGTGTTGGATCTGGTCTACAGTCAGACAGTGTCCTGGATGGGAGTCTACTACTGCCCTCTACTGCCTCTGATAGGAACGGTCACACTGATGGCCACCTTCTACATCCAAAAG TTCACGGTCCTGCGGTGCTCTGTGCCAGAGCAGAGGATGTTTCGAGGCTCCAGCTCCTCCGTTTTATTCCACTTCATGTTGCTGGTCGGACTCGTCATGGCTGCGACCACACTGGGCTTCAACCTCTACCAGCAAGAAGTCAGCCCCGACAAATACAT GTCCTCCTGTGGTCCATTTGGAAATGGAGAAACTGTGTTTAACGTGACAGGAGTGTGTTTGGACAGCCTGCCCAGCCCGGCACAGACCACACTCCGCTACCTGGCCTCTGAGGCGTTCGCCCTGCCGTTCATACTAGCTGAGAT TATAATCTTGACCTCGTATTTGTCACGGGTACGAGCCAATCAGAAGGCCATAGAGAGACTGAAAGACATGCTGGTTATG agcagctcagATAAGCGTTTCCTGGTTAAACAGCATGCAACGATGCTCAGACGTCAAAGGAAACCCCACAGGGTCTGTTCTGCAGCATTTGAAGAGGACACCCCTCTCAACCACTAG
- the LOC129095882 gene encoding Fc receptor-like protein 5 isoform X5: protein MKNLQTLLPILAVASFFIRISGSISLRLVMTGPDMAYLGSRVAFRCFAPDSSLPVTYELMRGGIPINTVADLQGDQVASFNLKVAAMSEGSYHCKATTQGSTGVSSSIKLTVVTPASNTRVTSEPFPPVTYEGSRIVLSCSVAKGSHLFYSWFFNKKEVTSLTSPLLLLTGNKLVMEEVTPEHAGYYSCMAWSRVQDTRRFSSSSEVKVTVKVHVSKPRISFFISKEGASPHGNMTCWSTRGSPPVNISLLVDDKEVESVTAAESLIAWFPVAMVPGQDMGVARCRVKTEVQELMSEPVTLEMVPVGGDVKVEVEYLYSADSKLVAAKLSCQISKGTFPYVSWLLNNSGLPSDTHLDFIIPPVQYHGALTDCRRTLVLAKLGPEESGYYRCRARDSYNESGPWVESEAVLVRVTGSLT from the exons ATGAAAAATCTACAAACTTTGCTGCCAATTTTGG ctgtgGCAAGTTTCTTCATCAGGATAA GTGGATCGATCTCCCTTCGCCTGGTGATGACTGGCCCTGACATGGCCTACCTCGGCTCGAGGGTGGCTTTCCGCTGTTTTGCGCCTGACTCCTCTCTGCCAGTCACCTATGAGCTGATGAGGGGCGGCATCCCAATCAACACAGTGGCTGATCTCCAAGGGGACCAAGTGGCGTCTTTTAACCTGAAGGTCGCTGCTATGTCAGAGGGTTCGTACCACTGCAAGGCTACGACACAAGGAAGCACAGgagtcagcagcagcatcaagcTGACTGTAGTCA CTCCAGCATCAAACACCAGAGTGACTTCTGAACCCTTCCCCCCAGTCACATACGAGGGGTCACGCATCGTGCTGAGCTGCAGCGTCGCAAAGGGCTCCCACCTTTTCTACTCCTGGTTTTTCAACAAGAAGGAAGTGACATCTTTAACCTCTCCCCTGCTTCTCCTCACTGGGAACAAGCtagtgatggaggaggtgacTCCAGAGCATGCTGGGTACTATTCTTGCATGGCTTGGTCTAGGGTGCAGGACACCAGGAGGTTTTCCAGCAGTTCAGAGGTCAAGGTGACAGTCAAAG TCCACGTTTCAAAACCAAGAATCTCTTTCTTCATCTCCAAAGAGGGAGCCAGTCCCCATGGCAACATGACCTGCTGGTCAACAAGAGGGAGTCCACCGGTCAACATCTCTCTTTTAGTAGATGACAAAGAAGTTGAATCTGTCACAGCTGCTGAATCCCTCATTGCCTGGTTCCCCGTCGCCATGGTACCCGGGCAGGACATGGGCGTTGCTCGGTGTCGAGTGAAGACTGAGGTGCAGGAGTTGATGAGTGAGCCTGTGACTCTGGAAATGG TGCCAGTCGGAGGTGATGTGAAGGTGGAGGTTGAATATCTCTACAGCGCTGACTCCAAACTGGTCGCTGCCAAGCTGAGCTGCCAAATCAGCAAAGGAACTTTCCCTTACGTCTCTTGGCTCTTGAACAACTCTGGCCTTCCCTCTGACACACATCTGGACTTCATTATTCCGCCCGTCCAGTATCATGGTGCCCTAACCGACTGTAGACGAACCCTCGTTCTGGCCAAGCTTGGCCCAGAGGAGTCTGGGTATTACCGCTGCAGGGCCAGGGACAGCTACAATGAGTCCGGGCCCTGGGTGGAGAGCGAAGCCGTGCTGGTCCGAGTCACAG GATCCTTAACTTGA
- the LOC129095882 gene encoding protogenin A isoform X3, with protein sequence MKNLQTLLPILAVASFFIRISGSISLRLVMTGPDMAYLGSRVAFRCFAPDSSLPVTYELMRGGIPINTVADLQGDQVASFNLKVAAMSEGSYHCKATTQGSTGVSSSIKLTVVTPASNTRVTSEPFPPVTYEGSRIVLSCSVAKGSHLFYSWFFNKKEVTSLTSPLLLLTGNKLVMEEVTPEHAGYYSCMAWSRVQDTRRFSSSSEVKVTVKVHVSKPRISFFISKEGASPHGNMTCWSTRGSPPVNISLLVDDKEVESVTAAESLIAWFPVAMVPGQDMGVARCRVKTEVQELMSEPVTLEMVPVGGDVKVEVEYLYSADSKLVAAKLSCQISKGTFPYVSWLLNNSGLPSDTHLDFIIPPVQYHGALTDCRRTLVLAKLGPEESGYYRCRARDSYNESGPWVESEAVLVRVTEVFLNTMEVLTIAFCCFLFLTMAVGGGCVYKMIDHKQAHIHVATTNSDALPLSSPTWQSGSEQDDASSTDFNV encoded by the exons ATGAAAAATCTACAAACTTTGCTGCCAATTTTGG ctgtgGCAAGTTTCTTCATCAGGATAA GTGGATCGATCTCCCTTCGCCTGGTGATGACTGGCCCTGACATGGCCTACCTCGGCTCGAGGGTGGCTTTCCGCTGTTTTGCGCCTGACTCCTCTCTGCCAGTCACCTATGAGCTGATGAGGGGCGGCATCCCAATCAACACAGTGGCTGATCTCCAAGGGGACCAAGTGGCGTCTTTTAACCTGAAGGTCGCTGCTATGTCAGAGGGTTCGTACCACTGCAAGGCTACGACACAAGGAAGCACAGgagtcagcagcagcatcaagcTGACTGTAGTCA CTCCAGCATCAAACACCAGAGTGACTTCTGAACCCTTCCCCCCAGTCACATACGAGGGGTCACGCATCGTGCTGAGCTGCAGCGTCGCAAAGGGCTCCCACCTTTTCTACTCCTGGTTTTTCAACAAGAAGGAAGTGACATCTTTAACCTCTCCCCTGCTTCTCCTCACTGGGAACAAGCtagtgatggaggaggtgacTCCAGAGCATGCTGGGTACTATTCTTGCATGGCTTGGTCTAGGGTGCAGGACACCAGGAGGTTTTCCAGCAGTTCAGAGGTCAAGGTGACAGTCAAAG TCCACGTTTCAAAACCAAGAATCTCTTTCTTCATCTCCAAAGAGGGAGCCAGTCCCCATGGCAACATGACCTGCTGGTCAACAAGAGGGAGTCCACCGGTCAACATCTCTCTTTTAGTAGATGACAAAGAAGTTGAATCTGTCACAGCTGCTGAATCCCTCATTGCCTGGTTCCCCGTCGCCATGGTACCCGGGCAGGACATGGGCGTTGCTCGGTGTCGAGTGAAGACTGAGGTGCAGGAGTTGATGAGTGAGCCTGTGACTCTGGAAATGG TGCCAGTCGGAGGTGATGTGAAGGTGGAGGTTGAATATCTCTACAGCGCTGACTCCAAACTGGTCGCTGCCAAGCTGAGCTGCCAAATCAGCAAAGGAACTTTCCCTTACGTCTCTTGGCTCTTGAACAACTCTGGCCTTCCCTCTGACACACATCTGGACTTCATTATTCCGCCCGTCCAGTATCATGGTGCCCTAACCGACTGTAGACGAACCCTCGTTCTGGCCAAGCTTGGCCCAGAGGAGTCTGGGTATTACCGCTGCAGGGCCAGGGACAGCTACAATGAGTCCGGGCCCTGGGTGGAGAGCGAAGCCGTGCTGGTCCGAGTCACAG AGGTTTTCCTGAACACCATGGAGGTCCTTACCATAGCGTTCTGCTGCTTCCTTTTTCTGACTATGGCAGTGGGCGGAGGCTGTGTGTACAAGATGATTGACCACaagcaag CTCATATCCACGTAGCAACAACAAA CTCTGAtgcacttcctctctcttcacCCACATGGCAGTCAGGAAGCGAACAGGACGATGCTTCGTCTACAGACTTTAATGTTTAG
- the LOC129095882 gene encoding brother of CDO isoform X2 has product MKNLQTLLPILAVASFFIRISGSISLRLVMTGPDMAYLGSRVAFRCFAPDSSLPVTYELMRGGIPINTVADLQGDQVASFNLKVAAMSEGSYHCKATTQGSTGVSSSIKLTVVTPASNTRVTSEPFPPVTYEGSRIVLSCSVAKGSHLFYSWFFNKKEVTSLTSPLLLLTGNKLVMEEVTPEHAGYYSCMAWSRVQDTRRFSSSSEVKVTVKVHVSKPRISFFISKEGASPHGNMTCWSTRGSPPVNISLLVDDKEVESVTAAESLIAWFPVAMVPGQDMGVARCRVKTEVQELMSEPVTLEMVPVGGDVKVEVEYLYSADSKLVAAKLSCQISKGTFPYVSWLLNNSGLPSDTHLDFIIPPVQYHGALTDCRRTLVLAKLGPEESGYYRCRARDSYNESGPWVESEAVLVRVTDRILNLMLPATSSTEPPPKVFLNTMEVLTIAFCCFLFLTMAVGGGCVYKMIDHKQAHIHVATTNSDALPLSSPTWQSGSEQDDASSTDFNV; this is encoded by the exons ATGAAAAATCTACAAACTTTGCTGCCAATTTTGG ctgtgGCAAGTTTCTTCATCAGGATAA GTGGATCGATCTCCCTTCGCCTGGTGATGACTGGCCCTGACATGGCCTACCTCGGCTCGAGGGTGGCTTTCCGCTGTTTTGCGCCTGACTCCTCTCTGCCAGTCACCTATGAGCTGATGAGGGGCGGCATCCCAATCAACACAGTGGCTGATCTCCAAGGGGACCAAGTGGCGTCTTTTAACCTGAAGGTCGCTGCTATGTCAGAGGGTTCGTACCACTGCAAGGCTACGACACAAGGAAGCACAGgagtcagcagcagcatcaagcTGACTGTAGTCA CTCCAGCATCAAACACCAGAGTGACTTCTGAACCCTTCCCCCCAGTCACATACGAGGGGTCACGCATCGTGCTGAGCTGCAGCGTCGCAAAGGGCTCCCACCTTTTCTACTCCTGGTTTTTCAACAAGAAGGAAGTGACATCTTTAACCTCTCCCCTGCTTCTCCTCACTGGGAACAAGCtagtgatggaggaggtgacTCCAGAGCATGCTGGGTACTATTCTTGCATGGCTTGGTCTAGGGTGCAGGACACCAGGAGGTTTTCCAGCAGTTCAGAGGTCAAGGTGACAGTCAAAG TCCACGTTTCAAAACCAAGAATCTCTTTCTTCATCTCCAAAGAGGGAGCCAGTCCCCATGGCAACATGACCTGCTGGTCAACAAGAGGGAGTCCACCGGTCAACATCTCTCTTTTAGTAGATGACAAAGAAGTTGAATCTGTCACAGCTGCTGAATCCCTCATTGCCTGGTTCCCCGTCGCCATGGTACCCGGGCAGGACATGGGCGTTGCTCGGTGTCGAGTGAAGACTGAGGTGCAGGAGTTGATGAGTGAGCCTGTGACTCTGGAAATGG TGCCAGTCGGAGGTGATGTGAAGGTGGAGGTTGAATATCTCTACAGCGCTGACTCCAAACTGGTCGCTGCCAAGCTGAGCTGCCAAATCAGCAAAGGAACTTTCCCTTACGTCTCTTGGCTCTTGAACAACTCTGGCCTTCCCTCTGACACACATCTGGACTTCATTATTCCGCCCGTCCAGTATCATGGTGCCCTAACCGACTGTAGACGAACCCTCGTTCTGGCCAAGCTTGGCCCAGAGGAGTCTGGGTATTACCGCTGCAGGGCCAGGGACAGCTACAATGAGTCCGGGCCCTGGGTGGAGAGCGAAGCCGTGCTGGTCCGAGTCACAG ACAGGATCCTTAACTTGATGCTACCAGCAACATCCTCCACTGAACCACCACCAA AGGTTTTCCTGAACACCATGGAGGTCCTTACCATAGCGTTCTGCTGCTTCCTTTTTCTGACTATGGCAGTGGGCGGAGGCTGTGTGTACAAGATGATTGACCACaagcaag CTCATATCCACGTAGCAACAACAAA CTCTGAtgcacttcctctctcttcacCCACATGGCAGTCAGGAAGCGAACAGGACGATGCTTCGTCTACAGACTTTAATGTTTAG